In Struthio camelus isolate bStrCam1 chromosome 4, bStrCam1.hap1, whole genome shotgun sequence, a genomic segment contains:
- the SIGLEC1 gene encoding sialoadhesin isoform X3, with protein sequence MLPVPLLVLLASLVPHVLGSWGVTYPEALQGLMGSCVVIPCTFSYPSSVSASAGIVAIWYKDYNGQKTVVYHSAAQDEVDDGFRNRTRLLGDPAEHNCTLLLWEVTPEDSGTYRFRFEIVDGDRWSAEQDVVLMVSDVPERPTTTANEEVSEGAVSTFVCSTPYACPFGSVTLSWRGYNAQVSSLSTSVQLDTGGVNLRETLTTSFSWKDQSKKLLCEVSLGSKKATGEVVLRVRHAPKDIKVSMNPSTRNVRVGDTVSFTCTVNSSYPPIATYRWYKDGMAVADEQILTIQQVRREDYGRYHCEAKNSVGSGVAPAVTLYVFSAEISISPEAEVREGTTAVLSCNVPGRESWDLSYTWYKNSMWLKEGPAHSLVFHDVAVGDAGYYSCKVQNDLGSVSSQAVSLSVTYPPRTPTIALFQEAQDGKLAIVHCTVDSHPEATMALYHDGSLVATTQSHAAPNQRLSITTSRNSLRLEIRAVVPADSGEYRCTASNAYGNATAARPFTVQTARVLIRPSAEVREGDAVTLTCQTTRPAATYAWYKNGKWLAESSEAALLFPSVGSRDAGAFHCRVRSAGGDDTSAAVSLHVLFPPRLPVMSSFLETQGGHLGIIQCTVESDPEAQLTLRRGEEVIACTWGCHVATNPRVQATSSYNSLKVEIHEVVLEDEGTYVCLARNPQGNASASMDFTAETAQIQAAPSSRVLEGQAVNLTCGVSSDSPAPFNFSWYRNGRWLAEASAASLVFRQVASADAGLYSCKVTTERTSRSSAAVSLDVLYPPRGPQVALFLEMQRGRLAIFQCSVESNPSAQLDLYKGEELVASSNPGSSPSQRIGVTASPNALRVEIRGVTLMDEGSYRFVATNAHGTVSHRLYFRVQTARVLVVPSTEVKEGDHVSLTCDLLGEPLNDTIYSWYKNSKQVQEGSDNFLALPYVSSEAMGSYHCKAHSPTAASTSISPSISLRVFYPPHEPVLTSFLETSNGQLGILQCTVDSNPPAELALFKGDVLVASTTWLQPMALPRLSVSSSLNSLRVQIRAVVMEDEGEYVCLASNTYGNASTSRNFTAGTARVWISPSPDVREGDAVNLTCAVASSGRGALSYTWYKDNVWFSGGPAPSLTFPKVAVADAASYHCVVQTPEGSRSSSPSTLNVLYPPRNLRVKAFLEAGEGRAAILTCTVESNPPAEITLRKAGELVASSPAHHPAPNTLRLELGAAAAADEGDYECSARSPLGSARASQPLRLQTVRVVVRPAAEVPEGTGVTLTCEDSGAQPDTVYTWYKNARWLAEGPAASLVLAGASREDAGTYSCQARSGQSSRWALPTALRVLYGPRDVSFTSFLESQGGRQAVLHCTVDSYPPSAITLRKGSSHAPLASTQGAPDPRLRVHASPNSLRVELKAVEPEDEGLYICSASNGRGVASASAPLATHAVQITVEPSAEVPEGAAATLTCSVAPWAGQEANFTWFKNGQWLQEGGAGSLTFTRVSSAHAGSYHCQAAGARGTAASAPLSLSVTYPPRSLSVRTFLENRSGRVGIVVCTADSQPPAALALYRRGHLLATSGAPGAAEPRLRAFASYNTLRLEIGAVGPEDAADYTCVAGNAAGNATATSYFDVRTLSYLLTFTVLAGLLAAVLCAAALAFAAVRLWPRMRKLWDLPSTEDTLELNSKQEQVWTEPARPVTLAQEQL encoded by the exons ATGCTCCCCGTCCCGCTGCTTGTCCTCCTGGCCAGCCTCGTCCCGCACG TCCTTGGCTCATGGGGTGTCACCTACCCTGAAGCCCTGCAGGGCCTGATGGGCTCGTGCGTGGTCATCCCCTGCACCTTCAGCTACCCCAGCAGCGTCTCGGCCAGCGCCGGCATCGTGGCCATCTGGTACAAGGATTACAATGGCCAGAAGACCGTGGTCTACCACTCGGCAGCCCAAGACGAGGTGGACGACGGGTTCAGGAACCGCACCAGGCTCCTGGGGGACCCCGCCGAGCACAACTGCACGTTGCTCCTCTGGGAGGTGACACCAGAGGACAGCGGGACCTACAGGTTCAGGTTTGAGATCGTGGATGGTGACCGGTGGTCAGCTGAGCAGGACGTGGTGCTGATGGTGTCGG ATGTCCCCGAGCGCCCAACCACCACGGCCAACGAGGAGGTCTCCGAGGGAGCCGTATCCACCTTCGTCTGCTCCACTCCCTACGCCTGCCCCTTCGGCAGCGTCACCCTGAGCTGGAGGGGCTACAACGCGCAGGTCTCCTCTCTGTCCACCAGCGTCCAGCTGGACACCGGCGGGGTGAATCTCCGCGAGACCCTCACTACCTCCTTCTCCTGGAAGGACCAGTCTAAAAAATTGCTCTGCGAAGTTTCTTTGGGGTCCAAGAAGGCCACGGGAGAGGTCGTCCTGCGGGTGAGAC ATGCCCCTAAGGACATCAAGGTGTCGATGAACCCTTCCACACGGAACGTCCGCGTGGGCGACACGGTGTCCTTCACCTGCACCGTGAACAGCAGCTACCCACCGATCGCCACATACCGGTGGTACAAGGATGGCATGGCCGTGGCCGACGAGCAGATCCTGACCATCCAGCAGGTCCGTCGCGAGGACTATGGCCGGTATCACTGTGAAGCCAAGAACTCGGTTGGGTCTGGAGTGGCCCCGGCCGTGACTCTCTACGTCTTCT CTGCAGAGATCTCCATCAGCCCGGAGGCCGAGGTGCGGGAGGGGACCACGGCTGTGTTGTCCTGCAACGTCCCTGGCAGGGAGAGCTGGGACCTCAGCTATACCTGGTACAAGAACAGCATGTGGCTCAAGGAGGGTCCTGCTCACTCGCTGGTGTTTCATGATGTGGCCGTCGGCGATGCGGGCTACTACTCCTGCAAGGTGCAGAACGACCTGGGCAGCGTGTCGTCCCAGGCTGTCAGCCTGAGCGTGACAT ATCCTCCCCGGACCCCGACTATTGCGCTGTTCCAGGAGGCGCAGGACGGCAAGCTGGCTATCGTGCACTGCACCGTGGACAGCCACCCGGAGGCCACCATGGCCCTCTACCACGACGGGAGCCTGGTGGCCACCACCCAGTCCCACGCCGCACCCAACCAGCGGCTCAGCATCACCACCTCCCGCAACTCCCTGCGGCTGGAGATCCGTGCCGTGGTGCCTGCAGACAGTGGGGAATACCGCTGCACGGCCAGCAACGCCTACGGCAACGCCACTGCTGCCAGGCCCTTCACCGTCCAGA CTGCCAGGGTGCTGATCCGGCCGTCGGCGGAGGTGCGCGAAGGGGACGCCGTCACCCTGACGTGCCAGACCACCCGGCCCGCCGCCACCTACGCCTGGTACAAGAACGGCAAGTGGCTGGCGGAGAGCTCGGAGGCCGCGCTGCTCTTCCCGTCCGTGGGCAGCCGGGACGCGGGCGCTTTCCACTGCCGAGTCCGGAGCGCCGGCGGCGATGACACCTCGGCGGCCGTGTCCCTGCACGTCCTCT TCCCACCAAGGCTACCTGTGATGAGCTCCTTCCTAGAGACCCAGGGTGGGCACCTGGGCATCATTCAGTGCACTGTTGAGAGTGACCCAGAGGCCCAACTGACCCTACGCAGAGGAGAAGAAGTAATAGCCTGCACGTGGGGCTGCCATGTAGCCACCAACCCGCGGGTCCAGGCGACCTCATCATACAACAGCCTGAAGGTGGAGATCCACGAGGTGGTGCTGGAAGATGAGGGGACCTACGTGTGCTTGGCAAGGAACCCGCAGGGCAACGCGAGCGCCTCTATGGACTTCACGGCTGAGA CTGCCCAGATCCAGGCGGCCCCCTCCTCCCGCGTGCTGGAAGGCCAGGCCGTCAACCTGACCTGCGGGGTGAGCAGCGACTCCCCGGCTCCCTTTAACTTCAGCTGGTACCGAAACGGCCGGTGGCTCGCCGAGGCCTCGGCGGCCTCCCTGGTGTTTCGGCAAGTGGCAAGCGCGGACGCCGGGCTCTACTCCTGCAAAGTGACGACAGAGAGGACCAGCCGGAGCTCCGCCGCGGTCTCCCTGGACGTGCTGT ACCCCCCGAGGGGCCCCCAGGTCGCTCTGTTTCTGGAGatgcagaggggaaggctggccatcttccagtgctcagtgGAGAGCAACCCTTCTGCCCAGTTGGACCTCTACAAGGGAGAGGAGCTCGTGGCCTCCAGCAACccagggagcagccccagccAGCGGATTGGCGTcacggcctccccgaacgccctGCGAGTGGAGATCCGGGGTGTCACGCTGATGGATGAGGGCAGCTACCGCTTCGTCGCTACCAACGCGCACGGCACCGTGTCCCATCGCCTGTATTTCCGTGTGCAGA CGGCCAGAGTCCTTGTTGTGCCATCCACGGAGGTGAAGGAAGGAGATCACGTCTCCCTGACATGCGACTTGCTGGGAGAGCCGCTGAACGACACCATCTACTCGTGGTACAAGAACAGCAAGCAAGTCCAAGAAGGCTCAGACAACTTCCTTGCCCTGCCCTATGTCTCTAGTGAAGCCATGGGCTCCTACcactgcaaagcccacagccccACGGCAGCCAGCACCAGCATCTCTCCGTCCATCAGCCTGCGTGTCTTCT ATCCACCCCACGAGCCTGTGTTGACATCCTTCCTGGAGACGTCCAATGGGCAGCTGGGCATCCTGCAGTGCACTGTGGACAGCAACCCCCCGGCTGAGCTGGCCCTCTTCAAGGGAGACGTGCTTGTGGCTTCCACCACGTGGCTGCAGCCCATGGCCCTGCCACGGCTCAGCGTGTCCTCCTCGCTCAACAGCCTGCGGGTGCAGATTCGCGCCGTGGTGATGGAGGACGAAGGGGAGTACGTGTGCTTGGCCAGCAACACCTACGGCAACGCGAGCACCTCGAGGAACTTCACTGCGGGGA CTGCCAGGGTTTGGATCTCTCCCTCCCCGGACGTGCGCGAAGGGGATGCCGTGAACCTGACCTGCGCGGTGGCCAGCAGTGGCCGGGGAGCCCTGAGCTACACCTGGTACAAGGACAACGTCTGGTTCAGCGGTGGCCCTGCCCCGTCGCTCACCTTCCCCAAGGTGGCTGTCGCCGACGCTGCCTCCTACCACTGCGTCGTGCAAACCCCCGAAGGGAGCCGGAGCTCTTCCCCCAGCACCCTGAACGTCCTCT ACCCCCCCAGGAACCTGCGGGTGAAGGCTTTCCTGGAGGCGGGCGAGGGGAGGGCAGCTATCCTCACCTGCACCGTGGAGAGCAACCCGCCGGCCGAAATAACCCTGCGCAAGGCCGGAGAGCTGGTGGCCTCCAGCCCGGCCCACCACCCGGCGCCCAACACCCTGCgcctggagctgggggccgcggcggccgccgacgAGGGCGACTACGAGTGCTCAGCCCGCAGCCCCCTGGGCAGCGCTCGCGCCTCCCAGCCCCTCCGCCTGCAGA CCGTCAGGGTGGTGGTGCGACCCGCTGCCGAGGTGCCCGAGGGGACCGGCGTGACGCTGACCTGTGAGGACAGCGGCGCCCAGCCGGACACCGTCTACACCTGGTACAAGAACGCGCGGTGGCTGGCCGAGGGCCCCGCCGCCtcgctggtgctggcaggtgccTCGCGCGAAGATGCTGGCACCTACTCCTGCCAGGCTCGGAGTGGGCAGAGCAGCCGGTGGGCTCTCCCCACCGCCCTGCGGGTGCTCT ACGGTCCCCGGGATGTGTCCTTCACGTCCTTCCTGGAGAGCCAGGGTGGGCGGCAGGCCGTCCTGCACTGCACCGTCGACAGCTACCCGCCCTCGGCCATCACGCTGCGCAAGGGCTCCAGCCACGCGCCCCTGGCCTCCACGCAGGGCGCCCCCGACCCGCGCCTGCGGGTCCACGCGTCGCCCAACTCCCTGCGGGTCGAGCTGAAAGCCGTGGAGCCCGAGGACGAAGGGCTGTACATCTGCTCGGCGAGCAACGGCCGCGGCGTCGCCTCGGCCTCCGCGCCCTTGGCCACGCATG ccGTCCAAATCACCGTGGAGCCCTCGGCCGAGGTCCCCGAAGGCGCCGCTGCCACGCTGACCTGCTCGGTGGCCCCGTGGGCCGGGCAGGAGGCCAACTTCACCTGGTTCAAGAATGGCcagtggctgcaggagggaggggcCGGCTCCCTCACCTTCACCCGTGTGTCGAGCGCCCACGCTGGCTCCTACCACTGCCAGGCAGCCGGGGCGCGTGGCACCGCGGCCTCGGCCCCACTCAGCCTGAGCGTGACCT ACCCCCCCCGCAGCTTGTCCGTCCGCACCTTCCTGGAGAACCGCAGCGGGCGAGTGGGCATCGTGGTGTGCACAGCCGACAgccagccgcccgccgccctcgccctGTACCGCCGCGGCCACCTCCTGGCCACCAGCGgggccccgggcgctgccgagccgCGGCTCCGCGCCTTCGCCTCCTACAACACCCTGAGGCTGGAGATCGGGGCCGTCGGGCCCGAGGATGCCGCCGACTACACGTGCGTGGCCGGCAACGCGGCCGGCAATGCCACGGCCACCTCCTACTTCGACGTCCGCA CGCTCTCCTACCTCCTCACGTTCACCGTGCTGGCGGGGCTGCTGGCTGCCGTGCTCTGCGCCGCCGCGCTGGCCTTCGCCGCCGTACGGCTGTGGCCCAG GATGAGGAAGCTTTGGGACCTGCCAAGCACGGAGGACACCTTGGAACTGAACAGCAAACAGGAGCAGGT GTGGACGGAGCCTGCTAGACCAGTGACtctggcccaggagcagctgtag
- the SIGLEC1 gene encoding sialoadhesin isoform X4 yields the protein MGSCVVIPCTFSYPSSVSASAGIVAIWYKDYNGQKTVVYHSAAQDEVDDGFRNRTRLLGDPAEHNCTLLLWEVTPEDSGTYRFRFEIVDGDRWSAEQDVVLMVSDVPERPTTTANEEVSEGAVSTFVCSTPYACPFGSVTLSWRGYNAQVSSLSTSVQLDTGGVNLRETLTTSFSWKDQSKKLLCEVSLGSKKATGEVVLRVRHAPKDIKVSMNPSTRNVRVGDTVSFTCTVNSSYPPIATYRWYKDGMAVADEQILTIQQVRREDYGRYHCEAKNSVGSGVAPAVTLYVFSAEISISPEAEVREGTTAVLSCNVPGRESWDLSYTWYKNSMWLKEGPAHSLVFHDVAVGDAGYYSCKVQNDLGSVSSQAVSLSVTYPPRTPTIALFQEAQDGKLAIVHCTVDSHPEATMALYHDGSLVATTQSHAAPNQRLSITTSRNSLRLEIRAVVPADSGEYRCTASNAYGNATAARPFTVQTARVLIRPSAEVREGDAVTLTCQTTRPAATYAWYKNGKWLAESSEAALLFPSVGSRDAGAFHCRVRSAGGDDTSAAVSLHVLFPPRLPVMSSFLETQGGHLGIIQCTVESDPEAQLTLRRGEEVIACTWGCHVATNPRVQATSSYNSLKVEIHEVVLEDEGTYVCLARNPQGNASASMDFTAETAQIQAAPSSRVLEGQAVNLTCGVSSDSPAPFNFSWYRNGRWLAEASAASLVFRQVASADAGLYSCKVTTERTSRSSAAVSLDVLYPPRGPQVALFLEMQRGRLAIFQCSVESNPSAQLDLYKGEELVASSNPGSSPSQRIGVTASPNALRVEIRGVTLMDEGSYRFVATNAHGTVSHRLYFRVQTARVLVVPSTEVKEGDHVSLTCDLLGEPLNDTIYSWYKNSKQVQEGSDNFLALPYVSSEAMGSYHCKAHSPTAASTSISPSISLRVFYPPHEPVLTSFLETSNGQLGILQCTVDSNPPAELALFKGDVLVASTTWLQPMALPRLSVSSSLNSLRVQIRAVVMEDEGEYVCLASNTYGNASTSRNFTAGTARVWISPSPDVREGDAVNLTCAVASSGRGALSYTWYKDNVWFSGGPAPSLTFPKVAVADAASYHCVVQTPEGSRSSSPSTLNVLYPPRNLRVKAFLEAGEGRAAILTCTVESNPPAEITLRKAGELVASSPAHHPAPNTLRLELGAAAAADEGDYECSARSPLGSARASQPLRLQTVRVVVRPAAEVPEGTGVTLTCEDSGAQPDTVYTWYKNARWLAEGPAASLVLAGASREDAGTYSCQARSGQSSRWALPTALRVLYGPRDVSFTSFLESQGGRQAVLHCTVDSYPPSAITLRKGSSHAPLASTQGAPDPRLRVHASPNSLRVELKAVEPEDEGLYICSASNGRGVASASAPLATHAVQITVEPSAEVPEGAAATLTCSVAPWAGQEANFTWFKNGQWLQEGGAGSLTFTRVSSAHAGSYHCQAAGARGTAASAPLSLSVTYPPRSLSVRTFLENRSGRVGIVVCTADSQPPAALALYRRGHLLATSGAPGAAEPRLRAFASYNTLRLEIGAVGPEDAADYTCVAGNAAGNATATSYFDVRTLSYLLTFTVLAGLLAAVLCAAALAFAAVRLWPRMRKLWDLPSTEDTLELNSKQEQVWTEPARPVTLAQEQL from the exons ATGGGCTCGTGCGTGGTCATCCCCTGCACCTTCAGCTACCCCAGCAGCGTCTCGGCCAGCGCCGGCATCGTGGCCATCTGGTACAAGGATTACAATGGCCAGAAGACCGTGGTCTACCACTCGGCAGCCCAAGACGAGGTGGACGACGGGTTCAGGAACCGCACCAGGCTCCTGGGGGACCCCGCCGAGCACAACTGCACGTTGCTCCTCTGGGAGGTGACACCAGAGGACAGCGGGACCTACAGGTTCAGGTTTGAGATCGTGGATGGTGACCGGTGGTCAGCTGAGCAGGACGTGGTGCTGATGGTGTCGG ATGTCCCCGAGCGCCCAACCACCACGGCCAACGAGGAGGTCTCCGAGGGAGCCGTATCCACCTTCGTCTGCTCCACTCCCTACGCCTGCCCCTTCGGCAGCGTCACCCTGAGCTGGAGGGGCTACAACGCGCAGGTCTCCTCTCTGTCCACCAGCGTCCAGCTGGACACCGGCGGGGTGAATCTCCGCGAGACCCTCACTACCTCCTTCTCCTGGAAGGACCAGTCTAAAAAATTGCTCTGCGAAGTTTCTTTGGGGTCCAAGAAGGCCACGGGAGAGGTCGTCCTGCGGGTGAGAC ATGCCCCTAAGGACATCAAGGTGTCGATGAACCCTTCCACACGGAACGTCCGCGTGGGCGACACGGTGTCCTTCACCTGCACCGTGAACAGCAGCTACCCACCGATCGCCACATACCGGTGGTACAAGGATGGCATGGCCGTGGCCGACGAGCAGATCCTGACCATCCAGCAGGTCCGTCGCGAGGACTATGGCCGGTATCACTGTGAAGCCAAGAACTCGGTTGGGTCTGGAGTGGCCCCGGCCGTGACTCTCTACGTCTTCT CTGCAGAGATCTCCATCAGCCCGGAGGCCGAGGTGCGGGAGGGGACCACGGCTGTGTTGTCCTGCAACGTCCCTGGCAGGGAGAGCTGGGACCTCAGCTATACCTGGTACAAGAACAGCATGTGGCTCAAGGAGGGTCCTGCTCACTCGCTGGTGTTTCATGATGTGGCCGTCGGCGATGCGGGCTACTACTCCTGCAAGGTGCAGAACGACCTGGGCAGCGTGTCGTCCCAGGCTGTCAGCCTGAGCGTGACAT ATCCTCCCCGGACCCCGACTATTGCGCTGTTCCAGGAGGCGCAGGACGGCAAGCTGGCTATCGTGCACTGCACCGTGGACAGCCACCCGGAGGCCACCATGGCCCTCTACCACGACGGGAGCCTGGTGGCCACCACCCAGTCCCACGCCGCACCCAACCAGCGGCTCAGCATCACCACCTCCCGCAACTCCCTGCGGCTGGAGATCCGTGCCGTGGTGCCTGCAGACAGTGGGGAATACCGCTGCACGGCCAGCAACGCCTACGGCAACGCCACTGCTGCCAGGCCCTTCACCGTCCAGA CTGCCAGGGTGCTGATCCGGCCGTCGGCGGAGGTGCGCGAAGGGGACGCCGTCACCCTGACGTGCCAGACCACCCGGCCCGCCGCCACCTACGCCTGGTACAAGAACGGCAAGTGGCTGGCGGAGAGCTCGGAGGCCGCGCTGCTCTTCCCGTCCGTGGGCAGCCGGGACGCGGGCGCTTTCCACTGCCGAGTCCGGAGCGCCGGCGGCGATGACACCTCGGCGGCCGTGTCCCTGCACGTCCTCT TCCCACCAAGGCTACCTGTGATGAGCTCCTTCCTAGAGACCCAGGGTGGGCACCTGGGCATCATTCAGTGCACTGTTGAGAGTGACCCAGAGGCCCAACTGACCCTACGCAGAGGAGAAGAAGTAATAGCCTGCACGTGGGGCTGCCATGTAGCCACCAACCCGCGGGTCCAGGCGACCTCATCATACAACAGCCTGAAGGTGGAGATCCACGAGGTGGTGCTGGAAGATGAGGGGACCTACGTGTGCTTGGCAAGGAACCCGCAGGGCAACGCGAGCGCCTCTATGGACTTCACGGCTGAGA CTGCCCAGATCCAGGCGGCCCCCTCCTCCCGCGTGCTGGAAGGCCAGGCCGTCAACCTGACCTGCGGGGTGAGCAGCGACTCCCCGGCTCCCTTTAACTTCAGCTGGTACCGAAACGGCCGGTGGCTCGCCGAGGCCTCGGCGGCCTCCCTGGTGTTTCGGCAAGTGGCAAGCGCGGACGCCGGGCTCTACTCCTGCAAAGTGACGACAGAGAGGACCAGCCGGAGCTCCGCCGCGGTCTCCCTGGACGTGCTGT ACCCCCCGAGGGGCCCCCAGGTCGCTCTGTTTCTGGAGatgcagaggggaaggctggccatcttccagtgctcagtgGAGAGCAACCCTTCTGCCCAGTTGGACCTCTACAAGGGAGAGGAGCTCGTGGCCTCCAGCAACccagggagcagccccagccAGCGGATTGGCGTcacggcctccccgaacgccctGCGAGTGGAGATCCGGGGTGTCACGCTGATGGATGAGGGCAGCTACCGCTTCGTCGCTACCAACGCGCACGGCACCGTGTCCCATCGCCTGTATTTCCGTGTGCAGA CGGCCAGAGTCCTTGTTGTGCCATCCACGGAGGTGAAGGAAGGAGATCACGTCTCCCTGACATGCGACTTGCTGGGAGAGCCGCTGAACGACACCATCTACTCGTGGTACAAGAACAGCAAGCAAGTCCAAGAAGGCTCAGACAACTTCCTTGCCCTGCCCTATGTCTCTAGTGAAGCCATGGGCTCCTACcactgcaaagcccacagccccACGGCAGCCAGCACCAGCATCTCTCCGTCCATCAGCCTGCGTGTCTTCT ATCCACCCCACGAGCCTGTGTTGACATCCTTCCTGGAGACGTCCAATGGGCAGCTGGGCATCCTGCAGTGCACTGTGGACAGCAACCCCCCGGCTGAGCTGGCCCTCTTCAAGGGAGACGTGCTTGTGGCTTCCACCACGTGGCTGCAGCCCATGGCCCTGCCACGGCTCAGCGTGTCCTCCTCGCTCAACAGCCTGCGGGTGCAGATTCGCGCCGTGGTGATGGAGGACGAAGGGGAGTACGTGTGCTTGGCCAGCAACACCTACGGCAACGCGAGCACCTCGAGGAACTTCACTGCGGGGA CTGCCAGGGTTTGGATCTCTCCCTCCCCGGACGTGCGCGAAGGGGATGCCGTGAACCTGACCTGCGCGGTGGCCAGCAGTGGCCGGGGAGCCCTGAGCTACACCTGGTACAAGGACAACGTCTGGTTCAGCGGTGGCCCTGCCCCGTCGCTCACCTTCCCCAAGGTGGCTGTCGCCGACGCTGCCTCCTACCACTGCGTCGTGCAAACCCCCGAAGGGAGCCGGAGCTCTTCCCCCAGCACCCTGAACGTCCTCT ACCCCCCCAGGAACCTGCGGGTGAAGGCTTTCCTGGAGGCGGGCGAGGGGAGGGCAGCTATCCTCACCTGCACCGTGGAGAGCAACCCGCCGGCCGAAATAACCCTGCGCAAGGCCGGAGAGCTGGTGGCCTCCAGCCCGGCCCACCACCCGGCGCCCAACACCCTGCgcctggagctgggggccgcggcggccgccgacgAGGGCGACTACGAGTGCTCAGCCCGCAGCCCCCTGGGCAGCGCTCGCGCCTCCCAGCCCCTCCGCCTGCAGA CCGTCAGGGTGGTGGTGCGACCCGCTGCCGAGGTGCCCGAGGGGACCGGCGTGACGCTGACCTGTGAGGACAGCGGCGCCCAGCCGGACACCGTCTACACCTGGTACAAGAACGCGCGGTGGCTGGCCGAGGGCCCCGCCGCCtcgctggtgctggcaggtgccTCGCGCGAAGATGCTGGCACCTACTCCTGCCAGGCTCGGAGTGGGCAGAGCAGCCGGTGGGCTCTCCCCACCGCCCTGCGGGTGCTCT ACGGTCCCCGGGATGTGTCCTTCACGTCCTTCCTGGAGAGCCAGGGTGGGCGGCAGGCCGTCCTGCACTGCACCGTCGACAGCTACCCGCCCTCGGCCATCACGCTGCGCAAGGGCTCCAGCCACGCGCCCCTGGCCTCCACGCAGGGCGCCCCCGACCCGCGCCTGCGGGTCCACGCGTCGCCCAACTCCCTGCGGGTCGAGCTGAAAGCCGTGGAGCCCGAGGACGAAGGGCTGTACATCTGCTCGGCGAGCAACGGCCGCGGCGTCGCCTCGGCCTCCGCGCCCTTGGCCACGCATG ccGTCCAAATCACCGTGGAGCCCTCGGCCGAGGTCCCCGAAGGCGCCGCTGCCACGCTGACCTGCTCGGTGGCCCCGTGGGCCGGGCAGGAGGCCAACTTCACCTGGTTCAAGAATGGCcagtggctgcaggagggaggggcCGGCTCCCTCACCTTCACCCGTGTGTCGAGCGCCCACGCTGGCTCCTACCACTGCCAGGCAGCCGGGGCGCGTGGCACCGCGGCCTCGGCCCCACTCAGCCTGAGCGTGACCT ACCCCCCCCGCAGCTTGTCCGTCCGCACCTTCCTGGAGAACCGCAGCGGGCGAGTGGGCATCGTGGTGTGCACAGCCGACAgccagccgcccgccgccctcgccctGTACCGCCGCGGCCACCTCCTGGCCACCAGCGgggccccgggcgctgccgagccgCGGCTCCGCGCCTTCGCCTCCTACAACACCCTGAGGCTGGAGATCGGGGCCGTCGGGCCCGAGGATGCCGCCGACTACACGTGCGTGGCCGGCAACGCGGCCGGCAATGCCACGGCCACCTCCTACTTCGACGTCCGCA CGCTCTCCTACCTCCTCACGTTCACCGTGCTGGCGGGGCTGCTGGCTGCCGTGCTCTGCGCCGCCGCGCTGGCCTTCGCCGCCGTACGGCTGTGGCCCAG GATGAGGAAGCTTTGGGACCTGCCAAGCACGGAGGACACCTTGGAACTGAACAGCAAACAGGAGCAGGT GTGGACGGAGCCTGCTAGACCAGTGACtctggcccaggagcagctgtag